ATTGCAGGGCTGGCGAAATAATCGCTAAAGACAGGTAATGTGTGGCCTGGATCGAAAAGCGTTCATTCCAATAAGCGTCCACGCCACTGTAGGAACATGGAAGATGAGTCACCCTTCGCAGTTCACCTTGCTTCGTACGCGGCGTTTCCTGCCGTTCTTCATCACGCAGTCCTTGGGCGCGTTCAACGACAACATTTTCAAGCAGTCGTTGATCCTCGCCATCCTCTATAAGTTGACCATCGAGGGGGACCGCTCGATCTGGGTCAACCTCTGCGCGCTGCTGTTTATCCTGCCGTTCTTTCTGTTCTCCGCTCTGGCAGGGCAGTTCGGGGAAAAATTCGCCAAGGACGCTTTGATTCGTCTGATCAAGCTCGGCGAAATCGCCATCATGGCGGTTGGCGCAGTAGGGTTTCTGTTCGATCACTTATCGCTGATGCTGGTGGCGCTGTTCGCCATGGGCACGCATTCGGCGCTGTTCGGCCCGGTGAAGTACTCGATCCTGCCACAGGCCTTGCGCGAGGACGAACTGGTCGGCGGCAATGGGCTGGTGGAGATGGGCACGTTCCTGGCGATCCTCGCCGGTACCATCGGCGCCGGGATCATGATGTCCTCGGCGCAATACGCACCCGTGGTGTCCACCGCGATCATCGGTGTTGCCGTGCTAGGTTACCTGGCCAGCCGCAGCATTCCGCGCGCGGCGGCGGCCTCGCCGCAAATGCGCCTGAACTGGAACATCTTCAGCCAGTCCTGGGCCACCCTGAAACTGGGGTTGGGGCAAACCCCTGCCGTGTCCCGTTCGATTGTCGGCAACTCCTGGTTCTGGTTCGTCGGTGCGATCTACCTGACGCAGATCCCTGCCTATGCCAAGGAGTGGATGCACGGTGACGAAACCGTGGTGACCTTGATTCTGACGGTGTTTTCGGTGGGAATCGCCTTGGGTTCGATGCTCTGCGAAAAGCTTTCCGGGCGCAAAGTCGAGATCGGCCTGGTGCCGTTCGGCTCGTTCGGGCTGACGGTGTTCGGCCTGCTGTTGTGGTGGCATTCCGGTGGAATCCCCGACAGCGTCGATGGCCATGGTTGGCTTGAAGTGCTCGGTTTCGGTCACGCCTGGCTGGTGTTGATCGACATCCTCGGTCTCGGTGTCTTTGGCGGCTTCTACATCGTACCGCTGTATGCGTTGATCCAGTCGCGCACCGTTGAAAACGAACGGGCGCGTGTAATCGCCGCCAACAACATTCTCAATGCCTTGTTCATGGTGGTCTCGGCGATTGTCTCCATCGTCTTGCTAACCCTGGCCAAGCTGTCGATCCCGCACTTGTTCCTGGTGGTGTCGCTGCTGAACATCGGCGTCAACGCCTACATCTTCAAGATCGTTCCTGAATTCAGCATGCGTTTCATGATCTGGCTGCTGAGCCATTCCATGTACCGCGTGGAGCATCGCAACCTGGAGGCGATTCCGGATGAAGGCGCTGCACTGTTGGTTTGCAACCACGTCTCTTTTGTCGATGCCTTGCTGATTGGCGGCGCGGTGCGTCGGCCGATTCGTTTCGTGATGTACTACAAGATCTACAACCTGCCGGTGTTGAATTTCATCTTCCGTACCGCCGGGACGATCCCGATTGCTGGGCGCCAGGAAGACATTCACATCTACGAAAAAGCCTTCAAGCGAATCGCCCAATACCTGAAGGACGGCGAGCTGGTCTGCATTTTCCCTGAAGGAAAATTGACCGGTGACGGTGAGATCAATGAGTTCAAGAGCGGACTGACACGCATCCTCCAGGAGACCCCGGTGCCGGTGATTCCCCTGGCATTGCGGGGTTTGTGGGGCAGTTTCTTTAGCCGCGATCCGGCCAAGGGGTTGTTTCGCCGGTTCTGGTCACGGGTGACGTTGGTGGCGGGTTCGGCGGTAGCCGTTGAAGAGGCGGAACCGACGAAACTGCAGGCGTTGGTGGGGCAATTGCGTGGGGCAGCCCGCTAGAACGAAAAACTGTGAGAACAAAGACCTGTGGGAGCAAGGTTTGCCCGCGATGGCAATCTCAGGGACGCCATCGCGAGCAAGCTTTGCTCCCACAGGTTTAGCTTCATAAGGAAAGTTCAAGCGCTGACCTTGAGCCCGATCAACCCTGCAATGATCAACGCCACGCTGGCCAACCGAACCAGCGCCATCGATTCACCAAACAGAATGATCCCGGCGATCACCGTGCCCACGGCACCGACCCCGGTCCAGATCGCGTACGCCGTACCCAGCGGTAGTTCCTTCATTGCAAGGCCGAGCAGGCCGAGGCTGATCGCCATGGCGGCGATGGTCAGTGCAGTGGGGAGAGGGCGGCTGAAACCGTCGGTGTATTTCAGGCCGACAGCCCAGCCAACTTCAAACAGGCCGGCAAAAAACAGAATGATCCAGGACATCACACACCTCATCGATGGATGGGGTCGTCCCCGGATAACGTTCGCTCTAGCGTTGCGGGGCCGTCCCCGCATTGGGCGAAGAATGCCCAATGCTGACGACTCGGTCAAGATTGCCCTTCAGTCCACCGCTTGACGGGCCTGTAGCTCACGGTCCTGTTTTTCACTCATGCGACGGAAGTACGTCGAGAGCAGCGCCCCGGAAATATTGTGCCAGACGCTGAACAGTGCACTGGGTACCGCCGCCAACGGCGAAAAGTGCGCACTCGCCAACGCCGCGCCGAGGCCGGAGTTCTGCATGCCCACTTCCAGGGCCAGAGTCTTGCGCTGGGCCAGCGGCAAGCCGAACAAACGCCCGGTGAAGTACCCCAGCAGATAACCGAAACTATTGTGCAGCATTACGATGGCCATGATCAGCAGACCGGATTCGGCGATCTTCGCCTGACTGGCCGCCACCACCGCCGCCACAATGATCACGATGCTTACCACGGATATCAGCGGCAGGACTTCTACGGCGTGACGAACCCGGGCACCCAGCAGGCGTTGGGCAACGATGCCCAGTGCTATCGGCAACAGGACGATTTGCAGGATCGACCAGAACAGCGCCGAGAACGACACCGGCAACCAGGCCGAGGCCAGCAGCCAGATCAGTGCCGGGGTCAGTAGAGGGGCGAGCAGGGTGGTGATGGCGGAAATCGCCACGGCCAGGGCCAGATCACCGCGAGCCAGCCAGGTCATGACATTGGACGATGTGCCGCTCGGGCAGCAACCCACCAGGATCACGCCGACAGCGATCTCCGGCGGCAGGCTGAACACTTGGCAAAGCAGCCATGCCGTGCCGGGCATGATCACGAACTGGGCAACCACGCCCAAGGCTACGCGTCCCGGACGGCGGGCGACTTCGGCGAAGTCTTCCAGCTTGAGGGCCAGGCCCATGCCGAACATCACCAGGCCCAGCAGCGGCACGATGGCGATTTTCAGGCCGACGAACCACTGCGGTTGCAGGAATGCCAGTACCGCGAAAATCAGTACCCAGTAAGCGAAGGTATTGCCGACGAAGCGGCTCAATGCAGCCAATGCGCGCATGACCTGATCCTTATTATTAAGAACACCGAATACTAATGTGGGAGCGAGCTTGCTCGCGATAGCGGAGGATCAGTCAACATTTCTGTGACTGTCGCGCCGCTATCGCGAGCAAGCTCGCTCCCACAAGGGTAACCCGTTACCTTAGATCCCCTGCGGAATCTCTTCCCCGCCCAACGCCTCGACCAGCGCCGGCAGGAACTCGCCGAACGTCAACATCATCAGCGTGAAGCTGGCGTCCAGTTGGCCGAGTGCTTCGTCGCCACCGTCCTGCTCTGCCTGGTCCTGCAGCAGGTCTTCGAACTTCAGGCGCTTGACCACCATCTTGTCGTCGAGCACGAAGGACAGTTTGTCCTGCCAGGCCAGGGACAGTTGCGTCACCACCTTGCCGGTGTTCAGGTGCAGCTGGATTTCGTCGCTGGTCAGGTCCTGGCGCTTGCAGCGCACGATGCCGCCGTCTTCGTGGGTGTCGCGCAGTTCGCATTCATCCAGCACGAAGAAATCGTCCGCGGCTTTCTGGGTCTTGACCCAGTCGGTCATGGTGGCGGTCGGAGCCATCTTGACCGTCAGCGGGCGTACCGGCAGCGAGCCGATGACTTCGCGCAGGGTGGACAGCAGGTCTTCGGCGCGCTTGGGGCTGGCCGAGTTCACCAGGATCAGGCCCTGTTTCGGCGCGATGGCAGCGAAGGTCGAGGAGCGGCGAATAAAGGCACGGGGCAGGAACGCCTGGATGATTTCATCCTTGAGCTGGTCCCGCTCCTTTTTATAGACCTTGCGCATTTGCTCGGCTTCGATCTCTTCGACCTTTTCTTTCAGGGCATCGCGTACGACGCTGCCCGGCAAGATGCGTTCTTCCTTGCGCGCGGCGATCAGCAGGAAGTCCTGGCTGACGTGCACCAGCGGTGCGTCTTCGCCTTTGCCAAACGGCGCGACGAAACCGTAAGTGGTCAACTCCTGGCTTGCACATGGACGCGCCAGTTTGCTGGCCAGTGCAGTTTCCAACGCCTCGGCATCAAAAGGCAGATCTTGGGTCAGGCGATAGATAAGCAGGTTTTTGAACCACATGGGGTGAGTCTCTCCTTTATACAAAGGTGGGCATTATTCTCTTCGCGGCGCCATAGGCCAACCCTTCGCTAAGCCTTTGGAAGGCCTGAAAAAATTAATTTAAAAAGTGCTTGCCAGCTTAAAGAGTGCTCCGTAGAATGCGCGCCACACCGAAAGCGAAGGGTGATTAGCTCAGCTGGGAGAGCGTCTGCCTTACAAGCAGAATGTCGGCGGTTCGATCCCGTCATCACCCACCATTCGTTCAACGTGTTACGCGCAGCGGTAGTTCAGTCGGTTAGAATACCGGCCTGTCACGCCGGGGGTCGCGGGTTCGAGTCCCGTCCGCTGCGCCATATTCGGTAACCTGGAACACTGAACGCCAGGTCACCACAGAAAGCCCGCTAACGCGGGCTTTTTGCTGTTTAGAGTTCCTGTGGTGTGCGTTGCTCATGTTTTTTGCTGAATTTGCTAATTAAATCAGCACGTTACAAAAAACTGTGAGAGAATGCGCCCCGCATCGAAAGTGAAGGGTGATTAGCTCAGCTGGGAGAGCGTCTGCCTTACAAGCAGAATGTCGGCGGTTCGATCCCGTCATCACCCACCAAACTTTCAGTGTTACGCGCAGCGGTAGTTCAGTCGGTTAGAATACCGGCCTGTCACGCCGGGGGTCGCGGGTTCGAGTCCCGTCCGCTGCGCCATATTTGCTTCCACTAAGGCCCTCTGAACGCCTGGAAGCCACGGAAAAAGCGGCCTTATGCCGCTTTTTTCGTTTTCTGAATTCCATTCAAATCCACTTCCCGCCACGGTTTTAATACCGATGAGCGCTCGCTCGTGGTCGATAGTTCAGGCATTGAACGTAGAAGGGCGCTACAAGTCACCCGTTGATCACCGCAAGTATGAGTCTTATTACTGCATACGGTATCGCCCCGCACTCTACGCAAACGTGTAGTCAGAGCACATTTTCCTCCAGGTGCCGAAGGAGGAAGTCGCTGATCTGGTCCAGTGCTCGGCGGGCTTCTTCGAGTTGATCGCTCATGGTCTGGAAAACATGAATCATTCCCGGCCAGACGTCCAGGTGTACCGCCACGTCGGCGCTGGCCAGGCGGCTGGCCAGCCGGGTTGAATCGTCCAGCAGGCATTCCCGACTGCCAACCTGGATCAGCACTGGCGGTAGGCTCCGAAGGTCACCGTACAAGGGGGAGGCTAGCGGATTCAGAGGCTCGGCGCCCTGCAGATAGGTGTCGGCAATAATGGTGTTGCCAGCAAGCGCGCCGAGCAATGGATCTCGAGCCTGCTGCAAATTCCAGGACTCTCCCGTCTGAGCCATGTCCACCCAAGGCGACATCACTGCCACAGCTGTGGGCAGCGGCAAACCCGCGGCCTTGGCAGCCAACATCAGTGCCATGCACAGACCGCCGCCTGCACTGTCGCCGGCCAATACCAGGTGCTTGGCGTTCACACCGTTTTCGAGGAGCGCACGGTAGACATCCAGAGCATCCTCTACGGCGGCGGGGAAAGGGTGTTCCGGGGCCAGGCGGTAATCTATGCACAGGGTACGAATCCCGCTGCGGGCTGCCAGTTGGCTGACGAACGGGCGATAGGCCTGGGCGCTGCCGAATGAGTAGCCTCCGCCATGCAGATACAGCAACACGAAGTCAGGCCGCACACCTGTGGGAATGGCCCAAAGCCCGCTGACGCTAGCCAGATTGGCGGCCTCAAAGGTCACGCCCTCGGCACAGGAGCCGGAACCGAAGAGTAGTTCGGCCTGTTGACGCTGCTGATCGACAGTCAACGAGCTGAGGGGGGGCAGTTTGCTGAGGTGTTCGATGAGGCCGTCGATGTTGTTGTTATTGGGCATGTGGACTCCGGGGGAGGGCGTGTGGTGAGCTAAACAAGTTAACTTTATATATAGTTAAGTATCAAAACTAAATTGGCAAGATAATTTCGTTTCATCCTCATCTACGACGGATAGTCGTTGCCACGCTAACCTCCGTATCTCAAAAGAGCGGGGCCGCCCTAGCTGGGGTGGGTCTGCATTGACACAGCCTGAATCAAACCGATGTCAGTCGGTACTTCTTCAGTCGGTAGGCAAACTGTGCACGGCTCAATCCCAGCAGTCGCGCTGCGGCGGTCAGGGTGCCTTCGGCTGATCGAAATGATCAATTAGCAAAAAAGTTATTAAACATAACTTTATCATTTGGACAAGTGACCGGGTTTCGACCGGGCGCCAAACGCGTTGCTACATTCATCGTCAGCGACACCGTGCGCTAGCGCCTGGCTTGAGGTGGGCGGCGAATATGATCGGTTGTTCTACCAGGCCACCGTGCTCAGCGGCGTGAAACCGGGCATGCGGGCCTTTGGCGAGGAAGTCTTCTGGCCTGTGACAACGGTGGTCAGCTTCGCCACCGATGACGAAGCCGTCGAGTTGGCCAACCGCACCGAGTACGGTTTGGCGGCGGCGATCATTTCACCGTCGGTGGGCAGGGCCAAGGCCATCGGTGAGCGGTTGCAGTGCGGCATGTTGCACATCAACGACCAGGCCGTCGCCGATGCCTGCCTCTATTGCTCGGCGTTACGGCTGTGACGGTAATCGCTGACCGCCTCGTACACCGCTTTACGCAAGCGGTTGATCCCACCAATAGGCCGATGCGCCTCGATGCCGAACCACGGATTGAACGACTGGTTATCACAGGCCAGGTTCAACATGGGCGTGTCGAAATCCTGTGCCGGAACCTTAATGTGCGCCACGGTCTCGAACGGCGCATCACTTTCCTGCCATTCAATACTGGTGTCTTCGATCGGCATGTACTTGCTCGGATCCTGACGCTGGATCTGCAAGATAAAACACGCTGGCACCCGATCTGTGGATAACTGCTGATTCAATGCGCTGCGTAAGAAGTTCGGCAGGTCCTGGTTCTGGGGAGGCAGGGTGTAGCTTGGGCAACTGTCCGGGTCCGGTGCGACGCGAAACTTGGCATTGGCTTCGCCGAACTTGTAAGGCGATACCGAGAAGTAAGTGGTCTGGGTCGGGCTGGCCGGTGGCGGTGAGAGTGTCGCCAGGGCGATGAGTAAATGCCGAATCTGCCAGCTGCGCGGGTCGGGGCTTGGAAAGAACGCCATCGCTTTCTTTCCGTCAGCCTGGGCTGCCACATTCTGACGATATTCGGCGACATCGCTGACGAAGAAGTTCGGATGGTTGAACATCACGAAATCCTGCTCGCCCTGTGATTGCCGGTCAGCGAGCAGTTGTTTGCCCGGTACGTTCATCAGCTTGATCGCCATTCCGCGGGCATCGCGCAGGCTGTCGAACTGCGGATAGGCGTTGCCGTTGGACAGGCGGATCGTTGCCTGCCAGGTCTTGCCCGGTTCGGCAAATACGCCTTGGCGCAACGGTGCCGGCAGGTCGTTCGGCACCTGGACTTCGGCCATCACGCAGCCGTGGGCCTTGGCGTGGGCGTCGCGCAGATAGCGCGTGCCTTCGCGGTGCTGATCGACGATGCGAATCGCGGTCTGGATGATGTCCTGGGTCATGGCCGCTTCGCCGGGCGCAACCTGTTCCTTGTCCGGGACCGGTCCCTTGTGTTGCCAGGCAAACCAGGCCGTGGACAGTGCCCAGCCGAGCAACCCGATGCCCAGCAGCCACAGGAGCGTCTTGCCCAAAAAGGCGCCGAGGCGCAGCCAGAGGGTGATCAACATGCCAACATCCTTTTACCTGTGGGGTTCATCATTACAGTTGCGACTCCAGTGGCCCGCCCAGCACCTTTAAATATTCCAGCAAGGCCCAGCGTTCCTGCGGTTGCAGCAGGCGGCCGATGACGCCGTTACCGCGCTCGCCGGCGCGGAATTCATGGCCGCTGTTGTGGTTACCGGTAATGCGGGTATCGAAGAGAAATGCGTTGGTAAAGGCTTCGGTGCGATAGCCCAGGTGGCGTGGGTCGTATTCGAAATTGCCTTTATAGAAGGTGGTCGCGCGCTCGTCCTGGGGGGACAGCAGTTGATAGATCGTCGGCACCGAGCCGTTGTGCAGGAACGGTGGCGTGGCCCAGACGCCCGCCAGCGGCCGGGCTTTGTAGGCGCGCAATTCACGTACGCCAATGGGCAGGCCGAAACCATCCAGCGCCGGGCGCTCGGCGGGGGTGACTCCGGCGTCGCGGTAAGCGCGGTTTTCGACGAATGCCGTAACGTAGGCCAGGCCTTTGGCGACCGAGAGTTGACTCAAGTCCAGCGGCTCCGTCGGGGTCGGGTGCAGTTGCACTTCCAGCTTCGCCAGTTCGGCCGGATCCCATTGCAGGCTGGTCAGGTCGTAGCGGTGGTCGGCGATGTTATTGGCGGCGCCCGGGTCGGTACCGATCACCTGCACGGGCAGCATGTGCAGTTGTTGGACCGGTCTATCAGGTCCCTGGATCACTTTGGGCACATGGCAGCCGGCGCAGTTTTCGCTGAACAGGGCCCGGCCCTTGGCCGCCAGCGGTTTGTCGATTGAGCCCAGCAGCGTTTGCGGCCATACAGGTGGCTTGAGCAGTTGCAGCGTCTCTTCGATCTTGTTCAAGTCGCGCACACGCACGCTGGAGGGGTATCGCGCATCGCCTTGCAGCGGTTTGCCTTGGGCATCGAAGAAATTCAGCGTGGCGCCGACCCCTAGGGCTTCACCGACGTTACGGGCCATCGGTTGCTGGGCCGATCCGTTCCACTGCACCCAGTCGAAGGTCCATATTTCCCACAATTGCGGGTAATCCACCGGTGCGTTGGCGACCCGGTAGTTCTCTGCCGAAATGGCGTCGCCGAAGCTGGCATTGGCGATGCGGCCGAAGGCGTCGGTGCGGCCTGGGCCCTCTTCGGTGGGGTAGAGGCCGCGATGGGTGTCGTTCCAGGCCACCCGCAGGAACGTGTCCAGGGAGACCTTGAACGCCTTGCGTAATTCCTCATGGCGGGCGTCGTAGTCCTTGCCTAGCACTTGTCGGGCGAAGCGCTCGAATTTCCAAGGGTTGTAGTAGGTCGACGCCAGACTGGCGACCAATGCCTGTCCGAAACTGCCACCGCGTAATGTAGGAACACTGGAAGGCAGCACGTGCTGAGCCGAGCCGCCATCGATCCGTATCGCCTGGCCCTTGAAGCGCAATTCGCCGGTATGACACGCCGCGCAGGTGATATCCAGGAACTGGTCGGTGCTGCCTGGGTTCTGGTGCCGTGCAAACCCTACCGGCAAGTTGCCAGGATTATCAGGCGAGGCTTTCTGCGCCGGATCGACCAGGAAGCCAAAGCGCGCCAGATATTCGGGCGATGCGAAGCGTTGTTGTGAAAACGGCAATTCGAGGACGGTGAACCAGTCGTAGCGCAGGCCTTTGACCTGGGTGCCCTGGGGCGTGAAGTAATACGTCTGGCGCTCGGCGGCGCTCCATTGATCCAGGTAATGCACCTGTTCGACGGGTGTATAAAACGGCAAGCGAGGATTGGCGACGTAGTAAAGCACCACGGCCACGACAATGATCAGCAGCGCGAGGAGCAGCAAGAGGATGCGAGAGAGAAGGCGCACGGTAACGTCCTTGTTATTTGATATGCCCTTATGCCTCAGTGCTGCGCGGCGGGCAAGTGGCCATTACCCCCGGCCTGTAAGGGGGCGGCAATTTGTCCCTGTACGTAACAGATGACAGATGCTTCATTCGTGGCGGCTTAAAAAGCGTTTGCGAACCTGAACTTATCGTTACTTTGTGGCTCACATGCCGGTAGCCATTGGTCGTGGCCGCCTGATAAGCTCGCGGCTTTATTCGATTGCCCTTTAGGCGCATGAACAAGGAAATAGCATGAAACAGCATCGGTTGGCGGCGGCGGTGGCCCTGGTTGGCCTGGTACTCGCGGGTTGCGACTCGCAGACCAGCGTAGAGCTGAAGACCCCGGCGCAGAAAGCTTCCTACGGTATTGGCCTGAACATGGGCAAGAGCCTGGCTCAGGAAGGCATGGATGACCTGGACTCCAAAGCGGTCGCCCAGGGCATCGAAGATGCCGTCGGCAAGAAAGAACAGAAGCTGAAAGACGAGGAGCTGGTCGAAGCCTTTGCCGCGCTGCAAAAGCGTGCCGAAGAGCGCATGGCCAAGATGAGCGAAGAGTCGGCAGCCGCCGGCAAGAAATTCCTCGAAGAAAACGGCAAGAAAGCCGGTGTCACCACCACCGCTTCCGGCCTGCAATACGAAGTGGTCAAGAAAGCCGACGGTCCACAGCCTAAGCCGACCGACGTAGTGACCGTTCACTACACCGGCAAGCTGACCAACGGCACTGTGTTCGACAGCTCCGTTGAGCGTGGCAGCCCGATCGACCTGCCGGTCAGCGGCGTGATCCCGGGTTGGGTCGAAGGCCTGCAACTGATGCACGTCGGCGAGAAGTACAAGCTGTACATCCCGAGCGACCTGGCCTACGGCGCCCAGAGCCCGAGCCCGGCCATCCCGGCCAACTCGGTCCTGGTGTTCGATCTGGAACTGCTGGCGATCAAGGATCCGGCAAAAGAAGACGCAGCCAAGTAAACGCGTCTGTTATAACGACAACGCCTCGCTTATGCGGGGCGTTGTCGCATCTGGGCTACGGCAAAATGGCAAAAAAACCGAACGCACGATGCAGGGTATAGTCATAGGCAATACAGGCGCTGTGCTAGACGCAGTCAGCCGGTCAAGTCAATGAAATATTGGGTTTTTTTATGTGAGTAAAAAACGCCCGATCTAAGCCGGGCCCTTATGAAACGGGGGCTTCAGCGGTGAAATGCAGCTCTGTTCACAAGGTTATCCACAATTTGTGTGGATAACATTTCAGTGGGAGAAAAAATGAAGGCCCCGTGGAATTTTGCGCGATTTCTGCCTTTGGCAGGCCGCCTGCTGGCCCGCGGTCGATTGCCGACGTTGCTGTTCGCTGTCGCCAGCAAAGGTGCCCGGGAGGGCGGACGGCTGGGCAAGCTCAAGGAGGATCTGCGGCTGTTGCAGGCCTTGTGCCTGGCTTACTGGCGGGGCGAATACCGCGCTGTCAGCGCCAAGTCGATGCTCTCGGTGGTGGCAGGGCTCATGTATTTCCTCAGCCCCCTGGATGCGATTCCAG
The sequence above is drawn from the Pseudomonas sp. St316 genome and encodes:
- a CDS encoding YkvA family protein yields the protein MKAPWNFARFLPLAGRLLARGRLPTLLFAVASKGAREGGRLGKLKEDLRLLQALCLAYWRGEYRAVSAKSMLSVVAGLMYFLSPLDAIPDILPMFGMFDDIAVLAWVMKTLDVELEAFRAWRYRQSPEKLAQVERLPDTPEQLQLQGQKKT
- a CDS encoding bile acid:sodium symporter family protein; translated protein: MRALAALSRFVGNTFAYWVLIFAVLAFLQPQWFVGLKIAIVPLLGLVMFGMGLALKLEDFAEVARRPGRVALGVVAQFVIMPGTAWLLCQVFSLPPEIAVGVILVGCCPSGTSSNVMTWLARGDLALAVAISAITTLLAPLLTPALIWLLASAWLPVSFSALFWSILQIVLLPIALGIVAQRLLGARVRHAVEVLPLISVVSIVIIVAAVVAASQAKIAESGLLIMAIVMLHNSFGYLLGYFTGRLFGLPLAQRKTLALEVGMQNSGLGAALASAHFSPLAAVPSALFSVWHNISGALLSTYFRRMSEKQDRELQARQAVD
- the rdgC gene encoding recombination-associated protein RdgC, translated to MWFKNLLIYRLTQDLPFDAEALETALASKLARPCASQELTTYGFVAPFGKGEDAPLVHVSQDFLLIAARKEERILPGSVVRDALKEKVEEIEAEQMRKVYKKERDQLKDEIIQAFLPRAFIRRSSTFAAIAPKQGLILVNSASPKRAEDLLSTLREVIGSLPVRPLTVKMAPTATMTDWVKTQKAADDFFVLDECELRDTHEDGGIVRCKRQDLTSDEIQLHLNTGKVVTQLSLAWQDKLSFVLDDKMVVKRLKFEDLLQDQAEQDGGDEALGQLDASFTLMMLTFGEFLPALVEALGGEEIPQGI
- the sugE gene encoding quaternary ammonium compound efflux SMR transporter SugE; this translates as MSWIILFFAGLFEVGWAVGLKYTDGFSRPLPTALTIAAMAISLGLLGLAMKELPLGTAYAIWTGVGAVGTVIAGIILFGESMALVRLASVALIIAGLIGLKVSA
- a CDS encoding MFS transporter yields the protein MSHPSQFTLLRTRRFLPFFITQSLGAFNDNIFKQSLILAILYKLTIEGDRSIWVNLCALLFILPFFLFSALAGQFGEKFAKDALIRLIKLGEIAIMAVGAVGFLFDHLSLMLVALFAMGTHSALFGPVKYSILPQALREDELVGGNGLVEMGTFLAILAGTIGAGIMMSSAQYAPVVSTAIIGVAVLGYLASRSIPRAAAASPQMRLNWNIFSQSWATLKLGLGQTPAVSRSIVGNSWFWFVGAIYLTQIPAYAKEWMHGDETVVTLILTVFSVGIALGSMLCEKLSGRKVEIGLVPFGSFGLTVFGLLLWWHSGGIPDSVDGHGWLEVLGFGHAWLVLIDILGLGVFGGFYIVPLYALIQSRTVENERARVIAANNILNALFMVVSAIVSIVLLTLAKLSIPHLFLVVSLLNIGVNAYIFKIVPEFSMRFMIWLLSHSMYRVEHRNLEAIPDEGAALLVCNHVSFVDALLIGGAVRRPIRFVMYYKIYNLPVLNFIFRTAGTIPIAGRQEDIHIYEKAFKRIAQYLKDGELVCIFPEGKLTGDGEINEFKSGLTRILQETPVPVIPLALRGLWGSFFSRDPAKGLFRRFWSRVTLVAGSAVAVEEAEPTKLQALVGQLRGAAR
- a CDS encoding catalase family protein, which translates into the protein MLITLWLRLGAFLGKTLLWLLGIGLLGWALSTAWFAWQHKGPVPDKEQVAPGEAAMTQDIIQTAIRIVDQHREGTRYLRDAHAKAHGCVMAEVQVPNDLPAPLRQGVFAEPGKTWQATIRLSNGNAYPQFDSLRDARGMAIKLMNVPGKQLLADRQSQGEQDFVMFNHPNFFVSDVAEYRQNVAAQADGKKAMAFFPSPDPRSWQIRHLLIALATLSPPPASPTQTTYFSVSPYKFGEANAKFRVAPDPDSCPSYTLPPQNQDLPNFLRSALNQQLSTDRVPACFILQIQRQDPSKYMPIEDTSIEWQESDAPFETVAHIKVPAQDFDTPMLNLACDNQSFNPWFGIEAHRPIGGINRLRKAVYEAVSDYRHSRNAEQ
- a CDS encoding di-heme-cytochrome C peroxidase → MRLLSRILLLLLALLIIVVAVVLYYVANPRLPFYTPVEQVHYLDQWSAAERQTYYFTPQGTQVKGLRYDWFTVLELPFSQQRFASPEYLARFGFLVDPAQKASPDNPGNLPVGFARHQNPGSTDQFLDITCAACHTGELRFKGQAIRIDGGSAQHVLPSSVPTLRGGSFGQALVASLASTYYNPWKFERFARQVLGKDYDARHEELRKAFKVSLDTFLRVAWNDTHRGLYPTEEGPGRTDAFGRIANASFGDAISAENYRVANAPVDYPQLWEIWTFDWVQWNGSAQQPMARNVGEALGVGATLNFFDAQGKPLQGDARYPSSVRVRDLNKIEETLQLLKPPVWPQTLLGSIDKPLAAKGRALFSENCAGCHVPKVIQGPDRPVQQLHMLPVQVIGTDPGAANNIADHRYDLTSLQWDPAELAKLEVQLHPTPTEPLDLSQLSVAKGLAYVTAFVENRAYRDAGVTPAERPALDGFGLPIGVRELRAYKARPLAGVWATPPFLHNGSVPTIYQLLSPQDERATTFYKGNFEYDPRHLGYRTEAFTNAFLFDTRITGNHNSGHEFRAGERGNGVIGRLLQPQERWALLEYLKVLGGPLESQL
- a CDS encoding FKBP-type peptidyl-prolyl cis-trans isomerase; translated protein: MKQHRLAAAVALVGLVLAGCDSQTSVELKTPAQKASYGIGLNMGKSLAQEGMDDLDSKAVAQGIEDAVGKKEQKLKDEELVEAFAALQKRAEERMAKMSEESAAAGKKFLEENGKKAGVTTTASGLQYEVVKKADGPQPKPTDVVTVHYTGKLTNGTVFDSSVERGSPIDLPVSGVIPGWVEGLQLMHVGEKYKLYIPSDLAYGAQSPSPAIPANSVLVFDLELLAIKDPAKEDAAK
- a CDS encoding alpha/beta hydrolase, which encodes MPNNNNIDGLIEHLSKLPPLSSLTVDQQRQQAELLFGSGSCAEGVTFEAANLASVSGLWAIPTGVRPDFVLLYLHGGGYSFGSAQAYRPFVSQLAARSGIRTLCIDYRLAPEHPFPAAVEDALDVYRALLENGVNAKHLVLAGDSAGGGLCMALMLAAKAAGLPLPTAVAVMSPWVDMAQTGESWNLQQARDPLLGALAGNTIIADTYLQGAEPLNPLASPLYGDLRSLPPVLIQVGSRECLLDDSTRLASRLASADVAVHLDVWPGMIHVFQTMSDQLEEARRALDQISDFLLRHLEENVL